In Myxococcales bacterium, the genomic window AGGCTTCGATGCGTACCGTCATCCGACGGAGCCGCGAGAGCGGCGCGCGGAAGAGACGATTCACGACGCATTAAAGTGGGCAGACGGCCTGAAACCCGGCGCACCCTTCTTTCTCTGGGTACACCTCTTCGAGCCCCACCTGCCCTATGCGCCAGGGGAAGGGCCCGGGCGCGCAATCGATCCGGATCTCTTCGCGCGCTATCCGTCCATCAACTGGTTGCAGCTATACGACGTGGCTCGAGAGAACGACGGCGACATTCCGAGTGAGGTCTTCGAATACGCCAAAGCCTTGTATCGAGCGGAAATCGAGAATGTCGATCGCTTGTTGGGCGAGCTGCTCGACGGTCTTGAAAAGCGCGGTCTTCGCTCGAACACCATCACGGTACTGACGGCCGATCACGGCGAGCCCTTCGAGAACGGGGTCTACTTCGAGCACTCGGATTCGTTGTACGACGGCGCCATTCGGATTCCCATGATCGTGAATTACCCACCGATGTTTCCGGCCGGAAAACGCGTCGATGCCCAGGTGTCCATCATCGACGTCGCTCCGAGTGTTCTCGTGGCGGCGGGTATCGAAGTTCCGAGTTCCTATTCCGGGCTTGCGCTGCAAGATGCAGCGCAAAGGGACGACCGATACGTCCTCATCCAATATCCCTTCTATCACCCGAAGCTCGCCGCCGGTCGGCCTAGCCGACGCGCGGTCATCAAGACGGTTGCGGGACACGCGGTCGAAGCCAGTTTGGTTGCAACCGAACGCGTTGGGATCGTCGGCAGCGGCGGAAAGCTGATTCGAACCGGCCAGGACCAGCTGGAGTTCTACAAGCGGGCAAAACCTCACGGACAAGACGAGCGGGTATCCGATTGGAGCAGCGAAGCGTTCCGTCAGCTCGACGCCGAGCTTTCCCGCCTGCTTGAAGAACACCCCCTCGAGCTGATCGACCCGGTGATGATCAACGAAGAGTTGCTCGAGAATCTCAAGGCCCTGGGCTATGCGGAATAGGGGTTTGCCCTCTCGCTTTTTGCTCGTCGTTACACTGCTTGTGCCATTGTTGCAGACCGCAGCCTGTGAGGACGGCGGGACAGAACCGCAGGCGCCGCAGGCCGACGAGACGATGAGTCGCGAAGAACTCGATCAACTTCGCGCGATTGGCTACGTGAGCGTCGTCGAGGAACACAATGGCGCGACGACCCTGGGTGTCTTGCAACAGTCACCCGACAAAGAGCAAGCGGGCCTGATCTACTTCACCAATGCCTTTGGCTGCTCTTCACAGTTGATGCGCCCAGACGGCGAGGTCGTCCACAGTTGGCACCATGAGCCCTGCTATCGCTGGGGAAACACGGTCCTGCTCCCCAGTGGCGATGTTTTGGCTATTCATCGAGAACCGGCAGATCTGGACGATCAAGCATCGGTCTTCGAGTCATATCATCTGCTTCGCGTGGGTTGGAACGGCGAGGTCGCCTGGAAACGCAAGCTCCCCGTGCATCACGACATGGACGTGCTGCCGGACGGTCGGATTGCAACACTCACCTATCGTCACGAGATCATCGAGGAGATCCACCCGGAGATCCCCGTTCGGAACCACTACATTACGCTGCTGGACGCCGAAGGAAATCTGCTCGAGGAAGCATCGCTCACGAAACTGCTCCATTCCGACCTCTCCGTCTTCACGCCCCAGAAGATCCGGCCTTCCGATCGAGACGGTTTCATGGAAGTCGATTTCCTGCACTCGAATGCCATCGAGTGGATGCAATCGGAGGAGCTCGCCCGCCGCGATCCGATCTACGCACTCTCAAATCTTCTCGTGACTTTCCGCCATCAAGACATCGTCGCGATCTTCAACTGGGCTGAAAAGAAAATCGTCTGGGCTTGGGGGCAGGGGGAGATCTCCGGGCCCCACGATGGCACGCTTCTGCCCAGCGGAAACATCCTCGTCTTTGACAACGGTCTCGACCGGCATTGGTCGCGGGTCGTCGAAGTCGACCCGCTGCGTCGGGAGATCGTATGGGAGTACCACGCAGCCGATCGCGAAAGCCTGTATACGGGAACCCGTGGTGCCTCCCAGCGCCTGCCCAACGGCAATACCCTCATCACGAACTCAAAGTGGGGACGCGTATTCGAGGTGACGCCCGAGGGCGAGACCGTCTGGGATTTTCGCAACCCGATCACGGACACGAGCGGCAGGCCTTCGGTGATTGTGCGTACCCGTCGTCTGCCAGAAATCGACACGCCGGCTCCTCCATTCCCCAGGACGGATACCTCCGGAGGTTGAGCGCCGCGCCTTCGCCCGGCCGACGAGTCACTCGGACACCTCAAAATCAACAACCCCGCCAAGCAAAACGCTTGGCGGGGTTGAGCATGGAAGCCATTCACCTGCGCCCACCCCTCGCCGATTCTGGCGTGCCCGCAAAACCTACCTACTGAATATGATCACAACTCTGCACATAACCAAGATTCATCAGCTGCAAACAATCCTCTTTGGTCATTGCGACATCACCGCCAGCTTCGACCGCTTCTCCTAGAGCATATTTCAATTGCAACTCAGCATGAGAGGCCAGCGTGGTCATCTCCGAGTCGAAGCCCGAGCTCGCGAGATTCTTTGTCTCATGAGGATCGGAACTCATGTCATAGAGTTCCGTCTCTTCGAGACCGCGCGGATTGCCCGGGTTCGCCTGGATCATTTTCATCGTCTTGGTCCGCAGGCTCCAGATCACATTGCCCTCGTGGTCCTCTTCGGAGTACACCTCGAGATCCTTGGCGGAGCGTGAAGAACCTTCGCTCATCAGGTCGATGCCCTGCATTGCATCCGGCACCCGGGTCCCCGTCGCGGCAATCAGCGTCGGCGCCACGTCGATCGTTCGAGCCATCTCGGCCAAGCTGCTGGCGGGGGCCGCCGGCATACCCTTGGCCCACTTAATCAGCAGCGGAACATGGATTTGCTCGTCGTACAACGTGAGCCCGTGCCACCATCCACCGTGCTCGTAGAACTCTTCGCCGTGATCGGCGACCAGTGCGATTACCGAATTGTCGTACAGGCCTAGTTTCTTGAGTTGGGCAAGCAGGTGACCCACGTTGCGGTCGAGATATTCGATTTCGCCGTTGTAGAGCCGGTGCATCTCCTTGGCCAGGCTCTCGTCCGGGTGCTGATTCGAAACCCGCGCAATCGCGATTCCCGTGTAGCTCCCATCGGCTTCGTGTTCGAAGTAGGGATCGTGGGGGTCCATATAATGAAGGAATAGAAAGAAGCGATCCGCTGCGTGGCGTTCGAGCCAGTCGAAAGCGGTCTCGTTGACCACGTTGCTGTCCTGGTAGAAATCACCGAAGCGCAGGCCCTTGTTGATCTTGAACCAGACGGCCCGAACGATCGAATAGATGATCAGCTTGGACGAAGATTCCCGAGCTCCTGCGAGATAGTCGGGCCCGAGGTAGATGTACTCGTCGTACCCCTGATCGAAGCCAAAGCTTCCGGCCAGGTTGATGTTGCTCGCGATCCCGCCCGTGGTGTAGCCGCGCTCCTTGAGTACCTCCGAGATCAACTCGACGTCGGGAGACAAAGTAGAGGGCTTCGACATGGCATTGTGGCTCGAGGGCAGCAGCGACGTAAGCAGCGATGCCGTTGCGGGCTTGGTCCAGGACGCAGCAGAGAAGCCTTGGAACCGGCTGCCGCCTTCTTCCATCAGGCTGCAGATGTTCGGGGTTTCGAGACTTCCGCCATAACAGGAGAGATGATCTGCGCGCAGGGTGTCGACCATGATCAGGATCACGTTGGGCTGATTCGCCAGCGCAGCGGGAATGCCTCCGTGGTGCGTGTCCGCCTTGCCGCTCGGGCCCGCGACCAACATGGTGATAAAGCCCATGACCAACGCGACTGCGAGGGCGCCGAATGCGCCGGACGGTTGTGCCAGGCGTCCGATACTGCCCCGGAACAACCGCGGTCCCATGAAGAAGAAGAAGAGCGCGATGGCGCCTCCCGCGGCCAGCACTCCCAGGAGAACGGGTGTCGGTGGCATTTGTTCGAGGTAGACATCTCGGCGCAATCTGAAGACGGTGATGGCCAGACCAAAGGGAACCAGGGTCGCAATCATCGCGAGACTGGGCACCCAACCCTGGGCGTCTTCGCGATCCATGGGCAGCACGCCGAGGAAGGCGCCGCCCACCATTCCCAATCCACCAAGGATCGTCGAGTAGGCGAGGAATCCGTACCAGAAAACCTGGGCTTCTTCGCCGAAACCACCCTGGGCGATCACGGCCGTTTCGATCAGGCCGATCAAGATGCCCGCGAGGATGCCGCCGCCGAGACCCAGCCCGGCCGAGTGCGCGATCCGCGCGCCCATCGGGGGAAGTGCATGGCCCGACACGGCGTCGTGCTTGGCCTTCTCCTCGTCGGTTTCGATCGAGCCCGCTGCTTTGGCGGCTTCTGCGTAATCGACTTGTTGGCCGTCTACCAGGCAGGAACTGGGGGTGTAGTCCTTCGGGCGGATCCACCAGAAAACGCCGCCGATCAGCGTGAGGGCTTCCGCCGCCCAGAACCCGAGGGCTGCCGAAACGATTGCGTTTCCCGCACCCAGCCGCTCGCTCAGCAACAAATACTGCGCGGCTTCGCGAATTCCTTCTCCCGCAATGGTAAAGGGGCTGAGCACCGTGGCGAGGATCTGGATCGATGAGCCGAACGTCACCTCCCAGAAATTTGCGCTGGCTACGCCGATCGCGAGTGCGGTAAAGAAGTACATCGCTGCGGTCGTGAAGTGGACGACAAAGCTCAGAAACAGGGCCTGGATGACCAGCATCTTCTGGTTCCGGTAGGCCGCGGCTGCGTTGGAAAGTCGCAGTACGATGCCTTCGAGTCGCTGCTTGCCGGGGATCGGCACGTTTTCGAGCACCCACTGCACGAGACCCGGGAAAAATAGAATGGTGAGCAGGCTGCCGATGATGCCCCCGACCAGGGCAACGGAGATCGCCGCAAAGGTATAGGTCTGGTCGCCAAGGTGAACGCGGAGAATCTCGACACCAAACGGAAGAGAGACGAGGTATGTCAGAAAGATTCCCGTGACGCCCAAAACCTTCTCGAGGAACGTTGCCGCGGTGGTCTCGACCGTGCGACCACTGAAGCGCGAAGCGTCATAGAGTTTGTAGCCATCGAGACCCGCGGTGCTGGGCAAGAAGGTTCCGATGAAGCGTCCAATCAAGAACGAACCAAAGATGTGCTTGAAGGGAAGTTGAATTCCCTGCCCGCGCAACAGGATGATCCAGCGACGCATCGACGCCAGAATCCCGACGAACTTGATTCCCGTCGCCATCGAAACGAACAACCAGAAGGTTCCCGCGTCTATGTTCTGGAGAGTTTGCTGAATCAACTTCCATGCAATGACGTATTCCCCGTCTTCGAGTTTCACGGGGTGAGACAGGAGCAACCAGAACGCGCGAACGGTGACCCATGCTTTCAAAACGTTGAGGATGCGCCCTCGCAGATTGTCGGGCGCAAAACGCGAGACAAGAATGGCGAGCAGGGCGACGGACGCGATTTCGAGCAGAATAATCATGGAATCAATCTCTTCGTTTTGGGCACGATTGGGTGCGTTGAGGAACTGGACGGACGTTCATTGAAGCACGCAAAAGTACGAAATATCAACACAATACGCCCCTTGCGGGGCCGTTTACGTTTTTTGCACCCGACCTGCACAAGCACGAATGTGCGCCGCCGCCCTGAACCCAAGGCAGTTCCTCACTTCCTCGTCCCCACTAAAGAGAGACCACAATTCTCCCACAACAACACTCCCCCAACTTGCCTCCAAAAGACCCCGCCACCCTACCCAAACTCACTCTTGAGCTGTCGCATCATCAACGACTTCCCCGCCTCCAGGGGCGTCCGTTCCCTATCCAATACTTCGCGCACCAGCTGGGCCATCGGCATGTCCACGTTGAGCCGATCTGCGAGTTTGCAAACAGCGCGGGTTGTATTTACGCCTTCTGCAACTTCGCCCATCTCTTCCAGGATTTCGTCGAGCCCACGACCCTGACCGAGCGCGAGTCCAACCCGGCGATTGCGTGACAGATCCCCGGTGCAGGTCAGAATCAGATCACCCATTCCCGAGAGTCCGAGGAATGTGGTGGGGTCTGCCCCCAATCGGATTCCCAGCCGGGTGATTTCGGCGAGTCCCCGGGTCATGATCGCAGCTCTCGAGTTGTGTCCCTGGTTTTGCCCGTCTCCCATCCCGACCGCGATTGCAATTACATTCTTGAGCGATCCACCGAGTTCGACTCCCATGACATCCGTGCTCGTGTAGCAACGAAACCAGGGACAAGAGAGAGTCGCTTGTACGGAAATTGCGTACGTCTCGTCCTGACAGGCAATGGTGACCACCGTGGGCTTGTGATTGGCGATCTCCGCCGCAAACGACGGACCCGACAAACAGGCGATTCGCGCGTGATGTGATGCGGGCAATACGTCGCGCAGAACCTGGTTCATCGTCATGCCCGTATCGAACTCGATTCCCTTGACGGCGGAAAGCAGAATCGCCCCCTGTGCAAGGTGTGGGGCCGCTTGCCCCATGACTTCGCGTACGGCGTGACTCGGCACCGCACAGATCACCAGTTCCTTTTTTGCGACGGCTTCGGCCAGATCGCTGGTCGCGCGAACGCCCGCTGGAATGGTGGTGTCGCTGAGATAGTGAGGGTTCCGGTGGTCACGATTGATCGCATCTGCGGTGGCCTGGCTGCGCGTCCAAAGCGTGACGTCGCCGTAGCCTTCGCAGAGGATGGCGAGGCAGGTGCCGAAGCTTCCGCCGCCGATCACGCCTACCGGTATCGACATTGCCCGATTGTAGCGGAGGCGAGGGCTGAGTCTGTGGCTGTCGGGCTGCGGAGATCGTGCGATCGATGGGCTCGAACACGGTCAAGTGTGTTGCGTTGACCTCGCAGCCCAAGTATTTTTGTCCGGGAAAGTTGGCATTGGGAGATCGGTCCGTCGCCCGAACCGGCCCCACTTCTACGCAGATCCTGAAGACGCGAAAACAAGCTCCGAAGAAAGTCCCCGAAAAAGTTCTTCGCCCCCCAGGCCAAATGCGCAATTGCGCTGCGTTGGGGTGCGGCATGCGCATTTGAATGTGCATCATCACCGGCGAGTCTCGCGCTGGTCGGCGAATCGAGTGAAGGGGGTGCTCATGCTTGTCGAATACCTGGGTCTGATTGGACTGTTGGCGGTTGGGCTCGGCACGGTGTTTTTTCTTTACACCCTTGCGAGTGGCCTTCGCAAAAGGCGCGCCCGAGCAGCGGGCTTGGACGGTTCCGCCCTCGATCCCGTAAGCGAGGAACCCGGTATCCCAGTCGGCCGCTCGACCGCGCGTTACTTCTTCATTGCAATCGTTGGGTTGATGCTCCACGCAGGGTCCTTCTACTTCTACTTGTGGGGAGCCACGATTCGCAAAGCCGGTCTCACGGGTCTGATGGTCATGCTCGGCTTTGGTATGTGTCTGATGATGGGTGTGTTCTATGCGTGGGCTCGGGGGGCGGTTTCCTACGCAACCGAATCCGAAGACGAAGCCCAGATCGATTCAGCAAAGCCGAGCACGTAACACTCGGAAAGGGGGCGGGCTCGAATGCTGTTGGGCATTGGGTTCAAGGTGATCCTGATCGCTACCGTGCTACTGGGAGTTCTGGTCCCGGCCCGAGTGCGGATGCTGGTCGGCCGCAGTGCCCAGCCAGCGTTTCAGGGCGGACCGTTTTCGAGCCATGCAGTCATTGGTTTGATTGGCCCCCTGGCTCATCTCCTCGATCTCATCGCGATCGAAGCGAGAGTGACTGCCGCCGCGAGAAGAAACTCGAACATCGCCGCCGCCGCGGTATTTGTCGCCCCCCTGTCGGCCTTCGCCGTGATTCCGTTTGGATCGCGTTATTCCATCGGCGGGCACGAGATTGATCTCGTCGTTGCGAATCTCGACTGGGGCATTGTCTGGTTGTTGGGCGCCGCAATGCTTTCAATTTACGGTTCGATCGGGCTGGTCCCCAATGTTGGAGATCGAGTGCGTTGCGGCGTGGTCAAAATCTCGTGGGCGGCCGGAGCCGGATTCGCCCTGGCCGCCCTCGCCATGGTGTTCGGCAGCCTGAACCCGACCGAGATCGCCATTGCCCAGGACCAGAGCTTTTCGATCGGCAAATTCTCTGGCTCCAACGCCCTCGAGGTCCAACGACTGCTGGTTCCGGGATGGGGAATGTTTCTTCAACCCTTTTCGATGCTTCTATACAGTGTCTGTGCCCTGGGTGTGTTGCAGCTGACGGCGGCCGATTCCTCCGATGAACCCGGGAGCCGTTTGACCGGAGCGCAATATTTTCTCGTCAGGACGTCGGGACATCTCGATGCGTTGTTGGTCGCGAGTGTCATCGTCGCTCTCTTTCTTGGAGGCGGTGCCCTGCCGTATGTCTCGGGAAGCACAATCGTAGAGGCAATCGGCGCCTACCTGGGCACCGGGTTCGCGACCTTGTTGTGCATGGTTGTCCATACTTCGGTGTTCTTCGCCAAAGTCATTCTGGTGGTCGCCATGATCGATCCCATTCGCAGGCGTTTGATCGGGCTTTCGTTCGAGGCGTCACTGAAATTGTGTTGGAAGGTCGTCGTCCCGCTGTCCCTGCTGAATCTTCTTGTGACGGCCAACTTTTTGCTAGCGCGCGGGGCATCGCAATGACCTGGCCGCCGATGATTTTTTCGCTGCTCTGCGTAGTGATCCTCGGGGCGGCAGTCGCCGGGATTCTTTCTCGGCGCGGGACACGAACCAGTGTCGCATGGTTTTTGCTCAGCATGAGTGCACTCGCGGGAGTCTTCATTCTGCTCAGTGCCCACGTGATTGCGATCGCGCAATTGCTCTTCTGCGCCGGACTCGGACTCGTCTGCTTCTTTGCGATTGACGATTCTGCGGACTCCGATGTCCAGCCGAACACCCACAACAACTGGATGCCCAGATCGTGGCATTGGCTCATCATCACGTTGGGTGTCGCGGGCGTGAGCCTGATGTGGACTTTTCTTTCCAGTCTCATGCCGGGCAACCTGGCTGGAACGCCGCAACACGCGGCGCTGCTCAGTGCGAGATCTTTCGAAACCGTTGGTCATACGGTGCTGGTCGACCAGGGGGTTGCAGTGCTCTGCGTTGGCCTGTTGTTGTTTGGCGCATTGATAGGGGCCGGTTACCTCGTGCGCAGAGGTCTCGAATAAATGATCGATCCCAACGCATCGATCGCGCTTTCGGCCGCCCTCTTTGGTCTGGGAATTCTGGGGGTCTTTGTGCATCGCAGCACCATCTCGGTGCTCCTCAGTCTCCAGTTGATGCTCGCAGCATCGGTACTCGCACAGGTTTCATTCGACCACACCGTTTCCAGTGTCGGGCAGGCTGCGGGGCAGGGGTTCGGAGTGCTGGTTCTTTCCGTCGCAACCGCACAAGTCACCGTCGGCCTGGGCCTCTTGATCGCCGCGCGGCGCGAACGCAGGACAAGTCAGCCCCAAGCTGCGGGCAGCTCGCCATGCTGAACGGTACGACGTCCTCCGACTTGATTCGCTGGATACCCCTGTTCCCGTTGGCCGGGGCGGCCGTTCAGGCGTCGATGTTGTTTCTGCTGCGCAGACCCGTGGCAAGGACCTGGGTCGTTGCCATGTCGGTAGTTCCGCTCGTCCTTTCGTTTCTGTTTACCTGCGCGGCTTTTGCCGAACTCATCAATCTACCACCGGGAACCCGAGTGCAAATCGATTCCCTCTGGAGTTGGATCGGACTCGGGGTCGGGGACGAAACCTTCAACGCAGACCTCGCCTTCCGCTTTGACGCGCTCTCCGGCGCCACCGCTCTCTTGATCATCATCGTGAGTCTATTGGTTTGGCTCTATGCGCTCGGGTTCATGGAGGGCGACACGCGACCCGACGCGGGATACCAGCGATTTTTCACGTACATGAGCTTCGTTCTTTCGTCGATGTTGGTGTTCGTGCTCGGTGACAATCTGCTGGTCATTCTGGCGGGTTGGATGGGGACAGGACTCGGCACGGCTGCGTTGATCGGGTTCTGGTATTCAGATCGCGGCGGTGGCCGCGCGACGATTCGCAGCATCACTTTCAGTGTTGCGGTTGATGCGATGCTGATCGGCTCCTTCGTGGGATTGTTCTGGTCGCTCACCACGATCGGCGCCCATACTTCAAGTCTCAGCGACGTCGAAGTCGGGCTCTCGGCCCTGGGCGAATTGCTGGTGACTCTGCCGTTTGGAGTCGAGGTGCGGGCCCTGACCCTGCTGGGGCTGGGAATCGGGCTCGCGGCGTGTGGTAGATCGGCACAGCTGCCCTTTACCTTCGCGCTCTCCGGTGTCTCTCGATCCCCGGCGCCAGCGGCGGCTCTCTCGGTGCTCACCGCGTCGATGGGTGTCTATCTATGCTGCCGATTCTCGTTCCTGTTTGCTGCTACCGACGCTGCATCCTCTGCCATCGCCTGGGCCGGAGCACTGACCGCGGTAATTGCTGCGGTGTTTGCACTCGTCCAGCGCGACCTGGTCTCGATACTGATCGCGACTGCGATTAGCCAGTTTGGCATTGCCTTTCTGGCGGTCGGATGTGGTGCCTACAGCGCAGCGATCTTTCATCTCGCGATGGTCGCTGTCGTCTCCACATTGATGATCTTCTCCGCGGGATCGGTCATCCACTGCCTCGAAGGGGAGCGCGACATTCGTCGCATGGGGGGGCTGAGCGCTCGACTGGTCTTGACTCACCTGATGGTTGTCATCGGCGTGCTCTCGCCGGCGGCATTCCTTTCTCGAGAACAAGCCATCGCCTCAGTATTCGAGACCCAACACGTGCCCGGTGCCGGGGTGCTGTATGGCTTCACGTTGATTGCCGCGCTGCTCGTCAGTTGGGCGCTCTCCAGATACCTGATCGGAGTTTTTTGGGGTTCGATCCGGACTCCTCTCGGCTTTCGCGACGAATTCAACGATCCACGACTGGGGCTCATGATCCCAATGTACGGGTTGGCTTTTCTCTCGGTGCTTGGGGTCGCGCTCAATCCCGCGCAAATCTGGGGCGATCTACTGCCGGGAGGTGTCGAGGGTTCTGACAGTCTCGGTCTCTTCCTCGACAGTGCCCTCGCTGCCAGGGCTGGCGAAGCGATCGACGTGGGGTTGCGTTGGCGGATGGTCGCTGGCGCGCTGCTCGCGACGGTACTCGGGTTTGGCATCACCTATCTCCTCTACATTCGCTTTCCGAATATCCGCATCGAGCTGAATGAAAAACTGGCGCCGGTGCAGCGCGTGCTCGCCGGAAACAATGCGTGGGGGCTGTTGGAACGCCGGATTTCGTCGCCACTGATCGCGCTTTCGCGAACGCTGTTCGAAGGGACGTCCGCTTTCCAGAGCCTCGCTGAGCGAATGCGGCTGGGAGATATGGCGCGCGCGCTGCGGGGCAATCCAGCTTCCGACGCACACGCAACGAGCATTCGAATCACCCAGGTGTCCTTCCTGGTCGTACTTGGAGGCGCGCTGATCATGCTCGCCTGGGTTGCCCAATGAACGTCGGCCTGAACTGGGATGGGAGGTTGCCGACATGGTGACTCCCGTAGATTCCAACATCGTGAGTTGGGTCGTATTTCTTCCGATGTTCACAGCGCTTTCACTCCTGGGGGCGCGCGTCATCGCTTCGTCGATCTTCAACCTG contains:
- a CDS encoding sulfatase; the protein is MLLLCSCGAPQGPKQGPNVVIITVDTLRADYLGAYGDKHTRTPRIDQLAKSSTVFENAAAPMPLTLPSHFSMMTSRYPREHGVLNNRIQLPDTALTLAEIFSSHGYQTGAFVSVALLDKASGAAQGFDAYRHPTEPRERRAEETIHDALKWADGLKPGAPFFLWVHLFEPHLPYAPGEGPGRAIDPDLFARYPSINWLQLYDVARENDGDIPSEVFEYAKALYRAEIENVDRLLGELLDGLEKRGLRSNTITVLTADHGEPFENGVYFEHSDSLYDGAIRIPMIVNYPPMFPAGKRVDAQVSIIDVAPSVLVAAGIEVPSSYSGLALQDAAQRDDRYVLIQYPFYHPKLAAGRPSRRAVIKTVAGHAVEASLVATERVGIVGSGGKLIRTGQDQLEFYKRAKPHGQDERVSDWSSEAFRQLDAELSRLLEEHPLELIDPVMINEELLENLKALGYAE
- a CDS encoding aryl-sulfate sulfotransferase, yielding MPSRFLLVVTLLVPLLQTAACEDGGTEPQAPQADETMSREELDQLRAIGYVSVVEEHNGATTLGVLQQSPDKEQAGLIYFTNAFGCSSQLMRPDGEVVHSWHHEPCYRWGNTVLLPSGDVLAIHREPADLDDQASVFESYHLLRVGWNGEVAWKRKLPVHHDMDVLPDGRIATLTYRHEIIEEIHPEIPVRNHYITLLDAEGNLLEEASLTKLLHSDLSVFTPQKIRPSDRDGFMEVDFLHSNAIEWMQSEELARRDPIYALSNLLVTFRHQDIVAIFNWAEKKIVWAWGQGEISGPHDGTLLPSGNILVFDNGLDRHWSRVVEVDPLRREIVWEYHAADRESLYTGTRGASQRLPNGNTLITNSKWGRVFEVTPEGETVWDFRNPITDTSGRPSVIVRTRRLPEIDTPAPPFPRTDTSGG
- a CDS encoding sulfatase-like hydrolase/transferase; the protein is MIILLEIASVALLAILVSRFAPDNLRGRILNVLKAWVTVRAFWLLLSHPVKLEDGEYVIAWKLIQQTLQNIDAGTFWLFVSMATGIKFVGILASMRRWIILLRGQGIQLPFKHIFGSFLIGRFIGTFLPSTAGLDGYKLYDASRFSGRTVETTAATFLEKVLGVTGIFLTYLVSLPFGVEILRVHLGDQTYTFAAISVALVGGIIGSLLTILFFPGLVQWVLENVPIPGKQRLEGIVLRLSNAAAAYRNQKMLVIQALFLSFVVHFTTAAMYFFTALAIGVASANFWEVTFGSSIQILATVLSPFTIAGEGIREAAQYLLLSERLGAGNAIVSAALGFWAAEALTLIGGVFWWIRPKDYTPSSCLVDGQQVDYAEAAKAAGSIETDEEKAKHDAVSGHALPPMGARIAHSAGLGLGGGILAGILIGLIETAVIAQGGFGEEAQVFWYGFLAYSTILGGLGMVGGAFLGVLPMDREDAQGWVPSLAMIATLVPFGLAITVFRLRRDVYLEQMPPTPVLLGVLAAGGAIALFFFFMGPRLFRGSIGRLAQPSGAFGALAVALVMGFITMLVAGPSGKADTHHGGIPAALANQPNVILIMVDTLRADHLSCYGGSLETPNICSLMEEGGSRFQGFSAASWTKPATASLLTSLLPSSHNAMSKPSTLSPDVELISEVLKERGYTTGGIASNINLAGSFGFDQGYDEYIYLGPDYLAGARESSSKLIIYSIVRAVWFKINKGLRFGDFYQDSNVVNETAFDWLERHAADRFFLFLHYMDPHDPYFEHEADGSYTGIAIARVSNQHPDESLAKEMHRLYNGEIEYLDRNVGHLLAQLKKLGLYDNSVIALVADHGEEFYEHGGWWHGLTLYDEQIHVPLLIKWAKGMPAAPASSLAEMARTIDVAPTLIAATGTRVPDAMQGIDLMSEGSSRSAKDLEVYSEEDHEGNVIWSLRTKTMKMIQANPGNPRGLEETELYDMSSDPHETKNLASSGFDSEMTTLASHAELQLKYALGEAVEAGGDVAMTKEDCLQLMNLGYVQSCDHIQ
- a CDS encoding NAD(P)-dependent glycerol-3-phosphate dehydrogenase, whose amino-acid sequence is MSIPVGVIGGGSFGTCLAILCEGYGDVTLWTRSQATADAINRDHRNPHYLSDTTIPAGVRATSDLAEAVAKKELVICAVPSHAVREVMGQAAPHLAQGAILLSAVKGIEFDTGMTMNQVLRDVLPASHHARIACLSGPSFAAEIANHKPTVVTIACQDETYAISVQATLSCPWFRCYTSTDVMGVELGGSLKNVIAIAVGMGDGQNQGHNSRAAIMTRGLAEITRLGIRLGADPTTFLGLSGMGDLILTCTGDLSRNRRVGLALGQGRGLDEILEEMGEVAEGVNTTRAVCKLADRLNVDMPMAQLVREVLDRERTPLEAGKSLMMRQLKSEFG
- the ndhC gene encoding NADH-quinone oxidoreductase subunit A, translating into MKGVLMLVEYLGLIGLLAVGLGTVFFLYTLASGLRKRRARAAGLDGSALDPVSEEPGIPVGRSTARYFFIAIVGLMLHAGSFYFYLWGATIRKAGLTGLMVMLGFGMCLMMGVFYAWARGAVSYATESEDEAQIDSAKPST
- a CDS encoding NADH-quinone oxidoreductase subunit H → MLLGIGFKVILIATVLLGVLVPARVRMLVGRSAQPAFQGGPFSSHAVIGLIGPLAHLLDLIAIEARVTAAARRNSNIAAAAVFVAPLSAFAVIPFGSRYSIGGHEIDLVVANLDWGIVWLLGAAMLSIYGSIGLVPNVGDRVRCGVVKISWAAGAGFALAALAMVFGSLNPTEIAIAQDQSFSIGKFSGSNALEVQRLLVPGWGMFLQPFSMLLYSVCALGVLQLTAADSSDEPGSRLTGAQYFLVRTSGHLDALLVASVIVALFLGGGALPYVSGSTIVEAIGAYLGTGFATLLCMVVHTSVFFAKVILVVAMIDPIRRRLIGLSFEASLKLCWKVVVPLSLLNLLVTANFLLARGASQ
- a CDS encoding NADH-quinone oxidoreductase subunit J → MTWPPMIFSLLCVVILGAAVAGILSRRGTRTSVAWFLLSMSALAGVFILLSAHVIAIAQLLFCAGLGLVCFFAIDDSADSDVQPNTHNNWMPRSWHWLIITLGVAGVSLMWTFLSSLMPGNLAGTPQHAALLSARSFETVGHTVLVDQGVAVLCVGLLLFGALIGAGYLVRRGLE
- the nuoK gene encoding NADH-quinone oxidoreductase subunit NuoK, giving the protein MIDPNASIALSAALFGLGILGVFVHRSTISVLLSLQLMLAASVLAQVSFDHTVSSVGQAAGQGFGVLVLSVATAQVTVGLGLLIAARRERRTSQPQAAGSSPC